Proteins from a genomic interval of Ptychodera flava strain L36383 chromosome 7, AS_Pfla_20210202, whole genome shotgun sequence:
- the LOC139136513 gene encoding deoxynucleoside triphosphate triphosphohydrolase SAMHD1-like, producing MADSPSSTESNPRTLSQDDSGACSGSQGYEQSSQGDAQRIVTTTFDQGNHHTRGQSMYQPSKEITKVFQDPIHGTIELNHVYMKIIDTPEFQRLRNVKQLGTVNFVYAGAVHTRFEHSIGTCYLALRLIRYLKERQKNLGITDEEELCVGLAALCHDLGHGPFSHMFDSLFIPKFKPENYENWSHELGAVKIFDDMVKKYDLKSTFERLGYNLEEFHYHMIKEMIYGPLEMNGDEHYKPSPAIPKPH from the exons ATGGCGGACAGTCCATCATCTACAGAGTCGAACCCCAGGACTTTAAGTCAAGACGACTCCGGTGCATGCAGTGGAAGCCAAGGCTATGAACAAAGCAGCCAGGGAGACGCACAACGTATTGTGACGACAACGTTTGATCAGGGTAATCATCACACTAGAGGTCAATCTATGTACCAACCCTCAAAGGAGATAACGAAG GTTTTTCAAGACCCAATCCATGGTACTATCGAGCTTAACCACGTCTACATGAAAATCATCGATACACCCGAATTTCAGCGACTGCGGAATGTTAAGCAGCTGGGCACGGTGAATTTTGTGTATGCGGGCGCTGTTCACACAAGATTTGAGCACAGCATTGG AACATGTTACCTAGCTCTGAGATTGATAAGATACTTGAAGGAGAGACAGAAAAACCTTGGTATAACAGACGAGGAGGAGTTGTGCGTTGGGTTGGCAGCATTGTGCCATGATCTCG GTCACGGCCCGTTTTCCCATATGTTTGACAGCCTGTTCATCCCTAAATTCAAGCCAGAGAACTACGAAAACTGGTCT CATGAACTTGGAGCTGTCAAAATCTTTGATGACATGGTGAAGAAATACGACCTGAAGAGCACATTTGAGAGGTTGGGCTATAATTTGGAAGAATTTCACTATCATATGATAAAGGAAATGATTTATGGCCCACTGGAAATGAATGGTGATGAACATTATAAGCCG TCACCAGCCATACCTAAACCACATTGA